The Brassica oleracea var. oleracea cultivar TO1000 chromosome C6, BOL, whole genome shotgun sequence genomic interval TGAGATTGGCAAGATTGGTGCTGACAAAATTTTCAGGTAATGTTTCAATACTCCAAACGAATAGAATCAAAGACAGTTTTGTTATTGCCATCAATGTTCTGAAAAAAGAGGCTGTTATGTGCAGGGTACTAACACCTGCTGAGATTGACGATTACTTGGCTGAAGTAGAGTAAACTTTCACTTGCCCGTCCGTGCAGCTTAGCCCGCTTTGAATCCTAATGCTATCTTTTTCTTTTCTCTGACTGGTTGCACAAACTTGGTTGTTATTGCTTCTGTAAAACTTTTGGAACTTGTTAAGACTCTAGACCCAATTTTAGAATCTGTTTTCTTTTCATTTATTTATGTTCATAATGTCATGCACACAAATTACTTGAGCCAAAACTTGGAAGTTTTTGTCTCCATTGGATTTCAAGAAACATTCCGGAGAGATGAATCATTATGGAGATTAGCTTCTTTATTCAGTAATGATTTGGTACAAAGTTGATAGAAGTGATGGCATGGGGACAGGGACGTTGCTTGAGTAGTTGAAAAATGCATATGCGTTTACTTGTTATTCAACAAAGCTAGCTGGTGGATTGTTGTTAGATGATGGAGAATGATTATCAAGCTCACCAAATACTCTTCTACAAATAACTTTGAATACCAAAAGTTTCAACATTAAGCATCATCTTTGAAGATGGTTTAGTGTCAGAGCTTTTAGTATAGTATATTCTTTGACCAGCTAGCTATATATGTATCATCTACACACTTGAAAATGCCAAGAAGTCAACTGATATACATTTTGTATATTACCAACTTTCCTTCAAGTATTGATATCCAGGATAATAATTTAAGAATATGCCTTAAACCATATAGTAAAATCATAATTTGGATTTGTTAATGTATCATGAGCTCGTAGGTCTTCAAGAGTGATGATGATGATGATTCTTCTTGTGTTCCATGTTTATGCTGTTGATTATCAGCTTCTTCTTACTCTAGTTCGCTTTCCATGTGCTTGAACCATTTCTTGACTTCATCTTCATCAGACTCTTGTTCTGCTCTGAACTCATTTGCACCAGATTGTTGAAGTGAGTTTGAACTATCTAAGAAACTCCATATGTCAGGATCTGAGTCAAAAGGAATCTCTAGAAGATCTGGTTTGTCTACCTCTTGAATAATGTCATTAAACACGCTATACTTAAACAAGAGGCCTATCTTTGGATCATCTTCCTGGTTTGAGTTGTAGGAACCACCAGAAGACACTGAAGTAGTAAAGTCTTGAGAGGTCTTTTTGTTCAAACAACCTTCTGCTTGAGACTTATCTTCTTTCCCACAAGAAACAGAATTACTTGAACAAGGCGAGGTTTCTGAGCTCTGAACAAGTCTTTTCTTTAGACGAGTATGCCACACATTCTTGATCTCGTTATCTGTTCTTCCTGGAAGTTGAGAAGCGATTCTTGACCACCTTATCAAAAATGCACAAAACCAATGTCAATATCAAATCACTTTTTTGGTCCAACACAAGAAGCATGCATATAGTTATTTACTTGTTTCCATAGTTCTGGTGAAGCTTTATGATTGTTTCTTCCTCCTCTGCAGTGAAGTTACCTCGCTTCACATCTGGTCGAAGGTAGTTGATCCACCTTAGACGACAACTCTTTCCACATCTTAGTAGACCTTCGTTATTTTGCATCTTTATTCAGAAGCATATTAAGAAAAGCCATTCAATAGGCTTTGCTTTGATCATGATCAGAAAGCAACAACATACCAGATTGTTTGGGAAGAGATCTCCAGTTCTCATGACCAAACTTTTGGATGAAAGAGATGAGTTTCAAGTCTTCTTCAGGGCTCCATGGACCTCTCTTCACTTTGGTCTTGTCACAACAAGGTGCTCTTCCCTTCCCCATTCCCTCTCTCTCCCTCTCCTTCTATGTGTATATATTTTATATATACAATCAGGATCAATTTTGAGATTTACTTTTACCAAATAGAATTTGTTGTGTTGTTTATATAAATGAGAGGCAAGAGTGTGATCTTGACATCAGAAAGATAAATGAAAATAAATGGATTTGATAAATGTCAAATCAGATTTGTTGATTGTTATTATTTGGTAGAATTCCATTTTCTCATTTTTACTTGATTTGGCATCTACATGATGCATGCAACTTATCTTTTCTTTTAATAGCGACTAGATTTTGACCCGCGCTTTTAAAGCGCGGGATTGTTTCATTTAAAAATATTATATTTTATAAGATATATTTTTATATGAAAAATATATAATGTGTTTTGTGTATATGTGTAGTAGTTGTTTTACATGTTTAGGATGATCATAATTGAGATATAAAGTTTGTAGTATATAATCTGATGCTAATTTATAATATCTATATTTAGAAATGAGAAGTTTTGAAAGCCATAGAATGATTTTGTTACCGTTTTACGTGTTACATACACCAATATGAAAATTATGACATGCTTGTGAAAATGAATCCGACATAATATATGAGTTCATAAATATTGTTTTGAGATATATAGGTCGTTAGTAAAAACACTTACATTCTCATTAGTTATGATGAATTCCATGGTTTCGCCTGATAAGGAAGTATTTTGTTTTCAAGNNNNNNNNNNNNNNNNNNNNNNNNNNNNNNNNNNNNNNNNNNNNNNNNNNNNNNNNNNNNNNNNNNNNNNNNNNNNNNNNNNNNNNNNNNNNNNNNNNNNGTTATATTAAAAAATATATGAGTAATTTAATCAATTTTTTTAAAAAAATACTATTAGATATTTGTGTTTTTTATTGAATCAATGGTATCAGACCACAGGTTAATTGTGAGTTTTTGGGTTTTTACCAGGTTCTATCGAATTTTTAATTAACAAATTTTTCATTAAATTTGAACCGGATTATGTACAATGTATCGGGTCTATAGGTTCAACCACGAATCTAGGTTGGATATGAAAACAATTCTTAAAACTCAAAACATTATTATAAACAACTACCATATTTCAAACAAATACCATATTTTGAAGGAAAAAAAAACAAATGATACAAACCTAAAACCTCAATTGTTATGGTTTGAAACAAAAAAAAAAGTTAGTTTGTAAATCAATTTTTGATAAATAAACAAAATAAAAATCCGCGCTTTCTAACGGCGGGTCAAAATCTAGTTTACGTTAGATGATAATGATTGATTATTGTCTAAAACTATTTTCAAAAATTAAATAAGAGATTGAAGATAATAAAGAGGTCATATATCTAACAAATCGTTCTGTTTCTTTATTTTAAATGATATTGTTCGTTGACCAAGTTTGAAAAACAATATTTAAAAAATATTCTGCGAATAACAAACAGATGATGACTGTTTATATTATTTTTCATTATCAAACTGATTATGAATGATATTAAAACGGGATTGGGTTATGAATATACTCAGAAAATAATTGGAGCTTACAACGATTTTAATATTCAACGGTTAGTAAAAGTGTTTAATACAATGTGAATCAAAATATATTGTAAAACTCATAATCGAAAAATGATAGTTGAATGCTATAAAAACGGGATTGGATTAGGAATATACTGAGAATATAACTGGAATTTAATCATTTAATATTCAATTATAATCAACAAATTTAATACATTGTAAAAATCAAATATTTATTGTAACTTGAAAGATTGAAAACTTGACAAATATTTCATAAATAGGAAACAATTATAAGCTTAATATTACATGTATAATCTCATATGTTACTTCTTTTAGCTTTGGTTGTAGATAGATAAATATTATGTGTAATTTTATAAGATATATTTTTGTAGGCAAGCCATATATTTGGATTAGCCCAAAACAAACCTGCGTATTTAGGGTGATATGAAGAGAACGGTTTACCAAAATTTTTGGATTAGAAAATGTATAAAACGATCACGTTTAAAGCAGTGGCATAAGATTGTAATTTTTGAGAAAAACTCAGGGTTATTTTTTTTTTGTACTCTTGTTTTA includes:
- the LOC106299334 gene encoding myb-related protein Zm1-like translates to MGKGRAPCCDKTKVKRGPWSPEEDLKLISFIQKFGHENWRSLPKQSGLLRCGKSCRLRWINYLRPDVKRGNFTAEEEETIIKLHQNYGNKWSRIASQLPGRTDNEIKNVWHTRLKKRLVQSSETSPCSSNSVSCGKEDKSQAEGCLNKKTSQDFTTSVSSGGSYNSNQEDDPKIGLLFKYSVFNDIIQEVDKPDLLEIPFDSDPDIWSFLDSSNSLQQSGANEFRAEQESDEDEVKKWFKHMESELE